TGATGTATTCCATCCTTTGACCTGCTGCTGAGTTGTTCCTATTATGTGCCTATACCCCTTTTACACTGCCAGTAAAAATGCAGAGTTGATCCGGAATTGTATAACCCAAGACGTAACCAGGACGCAGAAATGCTGAAATGTAGGCCGGGGTAAACAAGGTAAAAAGTTACCTGGGTCGCTGAATCACCCAGGTAAGTGATGCGGAATGTATTCAGCATCAAGTCAACCCGGAATGAACCCATAACTTGTGTGTTCGCGGTGTAAACAGTCCCGTGAATGTTTTCCTGGCTGGTTTCAATCCTCACTCactatagtatttaatttacatacaattaaGATAAggttgattttgttttttcgcttatttaataaataaaaatttttatttaaagaaaaattattctcCACGAATAGACTTTTTTGTAttgccataaaaaaaaaaaaaagcacgaatgtgcaatactcggggtacagcgaaagaagctataatgacgtcataagaccggatgtaacgtcacatacacgtcaataaccgcgctaccaaatacggctatacggtatcatcttcgagacgtgatatggctgcatcccgTTTGaaattaaacaaggccaacaacCATAAGTCGTGTGCTCTCAgcaaaaaatgaactttcaaaaagtaatgtactttaaaacttttctgtacattaaaacagttcaaaaagtacagaaaagcgataaaacgcatagtgataccggaccaacagacagaccgaccgaccgaccgacatagtgaactatagactaaaaatccggctctatagctttgaggacatgtccctgtagtttattcatgctaaatccgagctaaatactacaacgaataagggaggagtagtactttataaatcgcactttttgctcaatagtgtccggatggaagaagaagaggaaaagatgagagagtcttagactcaggtaccccgagtaataaaacgagatatactctatatcatattacgtatacagtatatttcaccataaatttaaagaaaaataggtttcgccagggttcgaaccgggaccttctgcgtgttaagcagacttgaaaaccactacactacgaacccacttacactaaaaatgtgggttacagaaagttttttaatccatttaaattacaaataaatatggtaataagcacaaagcaaaataaacatgtgtaaaagtgataattaccgattacgcaaaataagtattttaaaaaataataaaaataagatatactgtgtataattatcatattgcgtatacagtacttttcaccataaagttttaaaaaaatggtttcgcccgggctcgaaccaggtaccttctgcgtgttaagcaaacgtgataatcactacgccaagaagccgcatataactacataatgctgtggtgtgtgtcacacattgtggctttttaattaaacaaattaattaacaaaaaagcatgaatgtgcgatactcggggtacagcaaatgaagctgtaatgacgtcataagacgggatgtgacgtcacatacacatcaataacctaccaaatacggctatatggtaccatcttcgagacgtcatatggctgcatccggtttgaaatttaaaaatccggctctatagatttgaggacatgtccctgtagtatattcatgccaaatcccagctcaatactacaactaataagggaggagtagtactttaaaaatcgcactttttactcaatagtgtccagatggagaaaatgagtaagtcctagactcgggtaccccgagtaaaaattgTAGGAGTTAAAATGAGCAGAGAGGGTGATTTCGATTAATCTAGAACATTTACATGGGTCGGCATTTTTCACTGTAAATACACGCAACCCGTGTCATTCCCGGGTTAATGTATTGGGTGTGAAAAGGAAATCTATCCAGACACGACACAGGTTGATTCTAAGCCCAGGAGTGTAAAATGGGTAATATAGATATTGTATACAGTTTAAACTGTATATCTATacacagtgtagcataggtgaaattatgggaggaaaaaatctattttttaaattcaggtggccaaatgatgatgtcatactatTTTGTATGTCTAATatgtacatgaattcatatctacaactcattggcttccataataagtttaactttagatttgaactcgtcactttgacgagtaatagttcactttgacgagttagttatccgcacaacaaacacatacgttagaatattgcgcacagaaaattATGCCATTTTgacctgaagaaaataaaatgttgatagtgacgtgctctctattttgttaCACTATACTAAATACATACTACATACTGTGTAGCAAAAGTAAATTTCCTTttacgaaagagacaaaaatcctatattttatattcgggtggccatacgttGACGTCATAACATCTGAGCGGTAACAATTTTGcatgaatttatatctacaattCTACTACAACAAATTTTTGATCccgaggagctataatagatgatttttacaatattttgtaactttttcaactaaaacgtgcgcaaatagtctaattcaacgtgttcgtatttCATGATTTAAAGTggaaatggtctaaattgttttcaaaattactaggaaaggcttgaaaaatataattcaagagaaaaaacgTACTTTCATACTCCATGAACACCACAGAAGCTGGCATAGTGATTTTATTTATGTCAAATCATTCAAAAATATAaacaccaattacaggataaaataattaaaataaaatacacagcataaaagaatttaaatagttttgtatttaatgtttaaaaatgaaaaactaaaacataaaaatatcttATGATGGGAAACTTACATGTATGTACACAATTCTACTAAGGGATATAATAAGTTATTGTGgtaatttatacaatattaattacgatattaagctgctgaaaaagaagtacagtatatatataataaaagatCACTCAATACAAAGTTTGTATTAAACtttattgattaattatatTGTAGGGGCAATTGGAAGCAGTATTGCAACACCAACCGATCTGATCCGTGTTCGCTTACAAGCACAAGGACGGCCAGGGGCTGAAACTAAATATTCTGGCTTTATTAGTGCATTCACACATATACTAAAGAATGAAGGGATACGTGGGTTGTATCGTGGAATGTCACCCACTGTCCAGAGAGCCATTGTTGTAACAGCCACTCAGGTACATTGTTAGTTTATCAGACCAATTAAATTATTTCAcagcttttttttgtatattggATTTCTGTGAGGTTttaaggtgttttttttttttattcttttataaacatattaataatacaattgtaaatacattgaaatattgataataaatgttctagtacagtagaactcctaGTGATATCTTCAGGTCTCCAAAGGGTAAGTAGCATAGAAAGACTGTTTTGGGGGGTTTTTCTTCACTTCACACCTTTTTTATGGATCATAAATTAACTTAAATGTGAAATAACAATGCATATACCTGGAAATGGGTAGTTTAATgaaaatttgtaaataaatatgcctattttttatattgttgactctccattaaaaaaatttattatgGGAGTAGTTATTGAGTTGTCGATGAATTTGTGTGCAACTTTTACCTTTTATCAAATTCAAGAATGAATCAATATGAATAAGCGAGAATCTTAACAAATTTACTAAGagaaaatatttctaaaaaaatgaaggaatcaggaaaaacaaaaataaaattacattattattatacacacaattaaaacaataaactgGTTGATTTGATTGATTCTTTGCTGTCAGGCACAAAACATTCTGCACCTTATTTCAAGATGGAAAGTCTTATTGTAAGCATGTATGTAATGAATTAACATTGATTTTGTAAAACCATTCTTTAATTAAAATCACATGAGGATAGGCATAGCATTTAATATCTCGTACATTGCTCTTTTAGACTGCTGGTTATGATCACACTAAACACACAATTCTGAATGCTGGCCTTATGAAGGAAGGAGGTGCTCTTCATATTACAGCTTCAATGATAGCGGGATTTATGGTAGCTGTAACGTCATCACCTGTTGATGTAATTAAAACAAGAATTATGAATCAAAAAATAGATGGTAAGCAAtaagttataaaatatatttgaatcattttcattttgattgtATTTGTGCTCCCAAATACTGTCAATTaacaggggcggatccagcattgtaagtggggggggggggcctaAATATCTGAATataagtaaatataaatatgttattgatttaatattgaGTAGAACACAGTGATTTATATAGTCAACTAAAATTTGGGAATTatttccgaaagagaaacttgtcataAAATGAGACCAACTGCttgagtcaaatttaaacaaacccaatttgtgttttgtatgtaacattagagttgagggatggggaagaggatgggtgccaagaggaaaacatttttaatatattctttatccattcaataatgaaatattaattgttctcatgtttacaaataatataccactaaacacagtgaaacattgcgatttaatactttgaaaCTTTCACTGTCATAgttgattgaaatagtaaagtacatgtaacgttacaccactacgacgtttatattttgtgtaattacagtattaattaatacaaacgtcagtaataaaatgtattttcatattgtgtTTTGTAATGTAAAACAGTTTGTGAAAAatacctctattcggggcaaatcgtaaattcgctttaatcgtcaataaataattagcTAACTCAAATGAATTAGTAgacctaatggttttcaattgtttcttagagccaattcatacttaagttggttcctacccaccaaagttgttttgCGTTAGTGCAAGTGAACCttcgtactgtaggcctatcctaaCTTGTTTAGTTGCTTAGAGTCAGTTCATATGGTACGTTATTTACACGATCGTGGTGAGGTGAGGGTATTGGGCATATCGAGGAttggggttcgcagtcggttaaggggttcgcccgaactataaaaaaaaaaacctggcTGCGGGCCtgataattttatatatagatgagtTAGCTCTTTCTACACCAGCCGATGTCATGGATGTTAATAgcatgatatttattattatccaaGTGATATTTGGGAACATTGCACTGCGCGTGTCTGCAAGTGTTGTGGGGATGTTTTCTTCTGTCCGATTTCCAAAGTCGAACTGTAGCCTAGCTCTTGCTGCAATGTACTATACGATGGCAAGTTGTTTTTATAGACCTCAATTGCATCTTTGCTAAGAGTTGCTGAATTACATGGAAGGACTTGAAGTGCGTGGATAGACTTAGTTGACATATCTCCAAAGTAGCAATCACTGAACTGCTGAATAAGTGAATCTATAAACGGATTACAAATTGTAAATTTGAAATACATATGTGGGTATGTAGCTGGGTTGTTGTTACGTTGGGTTTACGCTCCACATCGCCTTGGTGGTTCCATTGTATTGTTGGAAATGCTTGCCATATCTGTCATCCTTCTCCACACTTCTTCATACTGTTGCTCATCATTCCTTGCGTCCTCTAACACTCGCTTTACAATTGCAACCATGTTATCCCCCTCGATGATGTTAAGTGTTGACCCTTGAAATTTACTGTTGATTCCACGAATGTATCCAAAACAATGAAAAATGGTATGAAAACTGGCAATGAATGTTGGATCTGTCAGTTTCTTGAAGAGACCTTGAGTGTCTGCCATTGACTTTGTATTCCATCCATGTTCCCTGGAACTAATTGCCTCCAGACACAGGATTAGTGGTTTGTACATTTTGTTAGTTAGATTTAGTACTCCATGTTGATCAATTACATTCGTTATTAGCGACCGTTTATTAAGATAATATGTGCAACCTTACTAAACGATGAGTCAGGTtgcagaaaaataataatagtcattATTTTACAGCCTGTTTATAGCTCCCGCCTAAATCCACGCCTGTGAGCCAAAATGTAATGTGCTCTGGTGGTCAAACATTTAAAATCCTCCTGTAGTTAGAGCAACAGGGGTTTTAACCGTTCTTTTTGCTTTGAAATTAAAAGTTAACAGCAATCACCAATTAAATGGCATTCTAACACCCTATCAATTGTGTGTTTTgaaccatttttgttttcagaacGCTATTTAGCCGGTTTTTTTCATAGCAGTAAGAGGAGGACATTATTGCATATTTGATCTTTCTGACCACAATTATGTTAATCATGTGACTAAAAAGAATAAGCATATCTCTTAAGGTAGTAATAGATAGTAGTAGTAAATACTATGtactaattttgtttaatttctatttttcaGGTATATGTAAAGATCAGATTATGTACAAACACACGCTTGACTGCTTGTGGAAAATACTACGAAGTGAAGGGATTTTTGGACTGTATAAAGGGTTCATTCCAAACTGGTTAAGACTTGGACCACATACTATAATCAGTTTCTACTTGTTTGAACAGTTTAGGTCAATGGCTGGGATAAAACCTATTTAATTGCCTTTTTTGTTAAATGAAAAGTGTGATAACAtgttcaataatattgattatttcatttaatGCCAGTCTCCATTAATAgtttcaataataaatttagTATTTGGTAGTTAAGGCTATATATTAAATGATATTTCGTTAAGTGTATCAAAGACTTCTTAAGCTTTTAAGCGTGTGTGACCCTCTGAATACATCCAACACTGCAATCATATGGCAAGAACTGCCGTGGATGACAGCGCCAATATTTCTCCAAACAGTATTTGGATTGTTTAAATGTCTCTTTCTCTATGACATGGCTAGGTAGGTAAACTACACGTTACATAAGGAATTTGTACAAAATTTCTGCCAAATTCTCAGCCTTGtaggtttttaataattttcagtTTATGACCTCTTGTTCTAGATCTGACCGCCAGCTTTGAAAAAATGTTACTCTGGATTTGATCAATTCCTTTAAATATCTTGTAAATCTGAATAATTGCAGATCTTTGTCTTCCATTCAAAAGTAGCATTTCTAGCCTCTGATCATATGAGTAAACCTCAACTCTATGATCATATGAGTAAACCTCTACTCCATAACATTTTCAGTTTTATCtgattcttttaaaaatatttgctgccatacagtatttcataaaaaaaatggaatctTATTATTATCTACCAGTAAACCTAAGTCCATGATTTTGACAACTGATGGAAGAACCTTGTCATATACAATGTTTGCAAATTACTTCTTTTATCGGCACCTTAAACATTAGGACCGCATGGCCACTCTTTCCAATGGGAGGGTAAGTAGAGAAATCAACAACACAGGCTAAAATAAATGGATATGCCAAATGCGAATTCtattggtgtttttaatatgCTGGAACCAGAAAAGATCCTTCAccaaatttgaaaataaacaactttcaattCTTACTGTATTTCCTTCAGAATCAGAATCCAACCAATTTATATCGCCAAAATTAAAATCTCCAGCAACTATAAAATAATCATGACTTCAAATGTCCTGCTACATACCATAGGCCTAGCTCTAATTTTTTAGTTTTCTGCACCGACTGCTGAAACATCCTTCTGAACtgaatatttttcttttactttctTATTGCTGGATCTCGGGCTTCGGATGAAAACGAGACTTGATCATTTTTAccgttttgtattgtatatttaagATTAAAAACtgcattttgttttttacaaaataaagcaTATTATGGGCCTATCCgatattattttagtttgaaGTAGTATAAGGCTTTTATATAATGATAAGGCAAAAGTAATATGTTAATACTATGTATATGCAAGGAATAGATAGTCAActgttataataattgtaaataaatatcaacAACAAAACGTTTGTGTGTGAAGTCTTTATAACAAGACTGTATACAGGCGGATCACCTTTCCAGCCTCCATATATGAAATATACAACTTTGTGAATCTGTTCATTCGGCTGGTTTATTACGAACATCCATCGAACAAGCGTGTTTACGTGAATTACGTGTACATAATGTTATCGTACAGTCACATATGTAAGCAAAACTAGCTCCAGCTCGATATTTGTGCCAAATAAATTTTATCGCctaactttgttattcttgagtTGCTGAATTCAAAAAAGTTAGGTGCCATTTTTTTCGACCTCTCCTTCAGccgccattttgtatttcaaaatggccgacaTTCCACACTAAACTTTGTCATCCATGGTATCATCGGAAAGGGAATGTAATACTGATCATTTTATCCCATTACatccatataaaaaaaatggatagttacatagttatttaacaataaaacaagtcaCATGACCaagaaaggtcaaaaggtcaacatttttaattttctcaAATACTTTACTGTTTGGTATCGTAGTATAgctttttttattctgaatacagttttactAATATCTGTTCGATTTTCCTttgtttattgtcataattttccaattatgtaaataaactgtttttaaatgtacaataaaaaagGTCTCCTTTGTATTAAGATAAATACGGTTTTTCTTATTGGTTTTACAATTCATTCAAATGTTGGTAACATTTATCtggttataataacaatttcagtGTGTGAAAATACTTTAGTATAAGTTTAGTTTAACTGTCAAGATCCTCGATATGCCCGGTTTTCGCATTGCAAGTAAAAAACAAGATCAAACAACCATTGCTTTGCAAGTAAATTAGTTGCAACGCAAACATGATCTTGGAGGTATAAGTAATTGATTTTAGTACCTTTATTTGAGCAAGTTCATACAACTACTACGGCAGAAACGTAACTTTGGGAAGTAATTTAGATTTATCTTAATTCTGCTAGTTaatgtagttttatttataactatatccAGTGCAGTGGCGTCTATGTTGgtgttttttttcaaacatgGTTTTCTGCCAATAGCATGGTTGCATGTtgtaagcctaggcctatataggcctatataaagtAAATCGATAAAAAAGTTGTtgcttatttaaattaatttatgtacacattcttatattatatatattggaTATTTGTGTGACCATAAAGGCAGGATAGAAAACAGGTCATttatactgtgtataagtaGTCGAATAATCTTCCACCGTTTCAGatgataacataattatattgaatataCAATTAAATCGGTGGCATATGCGCATACTCATACGAATACAAATACTAACAACAAACGGATACAATGGGATCATGCCcaagaacaataaaataataataattcaaaaccCATCGATGACTGAAAAGCCGATTCCATCCCCTACCGGTGTGTGGTCGCACttcactctttaaaaaaaaaaccactgcatttttgataaatataaCTGAGACATGCAGTAAaagtaacaaaattaaaatacaaatttataaaagggAATTCAATAACATAAATCGTTACATACGGTACATATTTATAAAGTGTCTGTAGTTAAAAGATTTCGTTTTTctcaaactaatttgaatattattgctGAAAAGTGGATATTGTTTCCCTTTTTTCCGATAAGTTCTTAAAGTTAAGTTACCACAAACAAGTataatttgattaattattctatGTGACTTTTGATAATAACAACGTATAGTTAGGATTTATATTGCGATAATCACAAACCACACGTAAAAATCAAAGGAAATTTTTGGACGTTAAAAATACCGTAATTCGTTTCTTTACAATATCGATTGGTAGTTTGTAAAGGTAGTAAAGGCAGCAATAGGACACTTACTTTTCTTTATTACGTGTAAACTTTATTTGAGGAAAACTAATTTAtctaaaaattttttttaattattaagatTTTTtcacatataataatatcaaatgcaAATATTCTGTTTGCTGCACTTCATCTGACGTTCAAAGAGAAAGGGAGAAACATGCCAATTAACATTGGCATTGTGCACAGATGGCTTTATATTGTGTGGTGCCCGCCGCTTTGACTAAAATACAAATGATTTTGAACGCTACGCAAATGATACCGTGACCCGtagcatttttttctttttacgaaaaacagaaatgtaaactactaaaaataaaatagattcagaattttaaaaagctatccAACGAAACAAAGCAAAGATGTGCTTTGACAACAGTTTATTTCACCTTTGTTCACGGactatagttattttgattttaaattaaataactcGGAAACTTGACATTGAAGTTAAGTGTAATCCGGTACCGTACGGTACTTATTTAGTATTtggataatatataatataaaacatataaatggaCAATGACAAAGTCGAAAgaaaatcaaacaaacattTGAATTAATTGTAAAACCAATAAGAAAAACCGTATTTATCTTAATATGAAGGAGACTACTTTTTTCATTGTTAAAATGAGTATAGCGAGGCATTTAATGAATAgacaaactgccttaaaatgtgacatgtttcgagaaactattctcatcatcagaagaacagaaaacaacgcctaaagtacttatataccaataggacaggttgtatgtaaataaggattagcatgataaaacaacaaggaacatttaaaaacaatttatttacataattggaaaattatgacaataaacaaagtaaaatagaatagatattagtaaaactgtattcagaataaacAGATCTATCCAACGATAccaaacagtacagtattttggtgaaattgcattttaaccTTTTGACCTTTATTGGTCACGTGATTTGTTTAATTTCGCAATTACTATGTAACTATGCGTTTATTGATATGGGtgtaatggaataaaataatcaGTATTACATTCCCTTTCCAATGATACCATGGATGACCAACTTTAGTGTGGAACGTCGGctattttgaaatacaaaatggcggCTGAAGGAGTGGTCGAAAAAAATGGCACCTAACTTTTATGGATTCAGCATctcaagaataacaaagttagctaaaaaaatctattttggcacaaatatcgAGCTGGAAGACATAATAACCCGTACTATTAGTGATGATGAGAACGTACAAAAAGAACTTACGGAGAATACttccaaaattaatttatttaaacgttTTGTTATCGTTTACAAACGACAATGAGATGTTAGTATGGCCAACACAAGCTTGGCACTAAGGAAAGTCTTCCCAAACGTTTTCGTTTAGTGTTTCGTTCAGTATATTACCTAGTGTATCTAAGATACTAGAGTCTGTTGTTAACTCCCAATTACAAAATTatcttaatgaaaataacattataaatgaTTACCAATCCGGATTTCGGGGTAAATACTCAACGGAAACGTGTCTTATTCATTTACAAGACACAATAAAAGCTGAATCAAGTAAAGGAAACATAACAGGCATGGTCCTAATAGATGTAAAAAAAGCATTTGATTCAGTTAATATGCAAGAAATTGGAACTTATAGGTGCAAATACTAACACGATATCATGGTTTGAATCATATCTTGAAAATAGGAAGCAAACGGTAGATATAAATGGTACTTTCTCTGAATCACTAACCATAAATTGTGGAGTCCCTCAAGGTAGCATCCTGGGACCTACACTTTTCTTTTGTTACATAAATGACGTACCATTTAGGCGAGGGATTTGAAAGTTATGTTTTCTGGGTCTGGTTTCATGTTTATGGGCGGTACttaatttgacaaaatatgGATACATATATGGGATGGATGTTCCGTAATATAGAGTGTAGGGTTAGGGTGCAGACTGCAAAGTTCTATTATACGCCGATGACACTGCCCTCATTGCCAGTGGTACCGACGCACGGCGTATTTCTAAGAGTCTCTCTGACAATCTTATGTCATGTAATGAATGGTTCAATGACAATAAACTGTCTATCCATCCTGACAAAACCGAGTCCATACTTTTCGGCACCAGAAAGAAACTTAAAAGTTCATCTGGATTGTTTAATGTCACTTTCAATGATAAAGATATCACTCAAAAGTCGTGCGTCAAATACCTTGGCTGTCTCCTTGACAATAACTTAAGTGGTACATCAATGGCGCAaagtacaattaaaaaaatcaactctAGGTTAAAATTTCTTTACCGTAATGTAAAATGCTTAAATAATCAGACTAGAAAAATTCTCTGTAACGCTCTCATCCAAAGTCACCACGATTACGGATCCACCTCATGGTTTGACGGACTTACTAAGGaccttaaaattaaattacaaacgGCACAAAATAAAGCTGTAAGGTTTATTTTAGGAAGAGGCAATCGATTACACGTTGGTGAATATGAACTAAATGTTGTTGGTTATTTGAATGTAACAAACAGAGTAaaattgttacaacttgtacatgtacataaaatatattacggAACATCCATCCCATATATGTATCcatattttgtcaaattaaGTACCGCCCATAAACATGAAACCAGACCCAGAAAACATAACTTTCAAATCCCTCGCCTAAATGGTGTTGGACAAACCAGCTTCTATTACAACGGAATAAAAAACTGGAATTCTCTTCCAGATTGTATAAAGGCCACAACCTCTACTAAGCTGTTTAAACACAAAGTCAAAGGATATTTTAAGAATGTTCCATGATGTTTCTTTTTGTTTCTCTCTTTATGAAATtgcgtttttttgtttaaataacttttttaaagatgtcaatTTGTCTCAGTTAAATGTACATAAGGACTTAGATGGAAATAAGTTacactgaa
This DNA window, taken from Antedon mediterranea chromosome 9, ecAntMedi1.1, whole genome shotgun sequence, encodes the following:
- the LOC140058671 gene encoding mitochondrial substrate carrier family protein ucpB-like isoform X2, whose protein sequence is MSSGIDNIGLRYVFAGSSCMTAAFVTNPVDVTKIRMQLDGELADQRGQVRTAYQNRYYKGIIRGALRIAKDEGILALYKGLTPSLIRESVYSTIRIGSYEPIKVLFGATNPSNTPLYKKICAGGTSGAIGSSIATPTDLIRVRLQAQGRPGAETKYSGFISAFTHILKNEGIRGLYRGMSPTVQRAIVVTATQTAGYDHTKHTILNAGLMKEGGALHITASMIAGFMVAVTSSPVDVIKTRIMNQKIDGICKDQIMYKHTLDCLWKILRSEGIFGLYKGFIPNWLRLGPHTIISFYLFEQFRSMAGIKPI
- the LOC140058671 gene encoding mitochondrial substrate carrier family protein ucpB-like isoform X1 translates to MSSGIDNIGLRYVFAGSSCMTAAFVTNPVDVTKIRMQLDGELADQRGQVRTAYQNRYYKGIIRGALRIAKDEGILALYKGFFCHSLTPSLIRESVYSTIRIGSYEPIKVLFGATNPSNTPLYKKICAGGTSGAIGSSIATPTDLIRVRLQAQGRPGAETKYSGFISAFTHILKNEGIRGLYRGMSPTVQRAIVVTATQTAGYDHTKHTILNAGLMKEGGALHITASMIAGFMVAVTSSPVDVIKTRIMNQKIDGICKDQIMYKHTLDCLWKILRSEGIFGLYKGFIPNWLRLGPHTIISFYLFEQFRSMAGIKPI
- the LOC140058671 gene encoding mitochondrial substrate carrier family protein ucpB-like isoform X3, with protein sequence MQLDGELADQRGQVRTAYQNRYYKGIIRGALRIAKDEGILALYKGFFCHSLTPSLIRESVYSTIRIGSYEPIKVLFGATNPSNTPLYKKICAGGTSGAIGSSIATPTDLIRVRLQAQGRPGAETKYSGFISAFTHILKNEGIRGLYRGMSPTVQRAIVVTATQTAGYDHTKHTILNAGLMKEGGALHITASMIAGFMVAVTSSPVDVIKTRIMNQKIDGICKDQIMYKHTLDCLWKILRSEGIFGLYKGFIPNWLRLGPHTIISFYLFEQFRSMAGIKPI